A DNA window from Turicibacter sp. TJ11 contains the following coding sequences:
- a CDS encoding DUF4177 domain-containing protein, producing the protein MYRYIYVEAQAETFFNTANHRELIDEYSQKGWRLVTAIPTQMNSNGYIKKYDLVFEKPMNK; encoded by the coding sequence ATGTATCGCTATATTTATGTAGAAGCTCAAGCTGAAACATTTTTTAATACTGCCAATCATCGAGAACTCATTGATGAGTATAGCCAAAAAGGATGGCGATTGGTAACCGCTATTCCAACTCAAATGAATAGTAATGGCTATATCAAAAAATACGATTTAGTTTTTGAAAAACCAATGAATAAATGA
- a CDS encoding Wadjet anti-phage system protein JetD domain-containing protein: MQFLKDYPRKRIELAAIEKHYELFNYQELYQFIQRALQQGDLEPVKASGSNGKKPALYKKYHIVTKIKNEDKLRQELLFSLSPALKNDYYLNHLRQYALDREAILKLSAFFSDHRDCLQFSTSLNERSFQIWQQEKFLAQEGQRLLKNVGLTVDDLNIYETAEPLAYYSVSKETPQNILIIENKDTFYSLRKFLIEGHPLILGCSIKTLIYAGGKRGIKGFQHFEASVEPYLLDKANQFYYFGDLDYEGILIFEKLRDHFYCEPFVLGYEAMLKKARSLQLPKTKEKQNRQISEMFFDYFEDSTVMKEILESDRYIPQEILTMQDI, from the coding sequence GTGCAGTTTTTGAAAGATTATCCGCGAAAGCGAATCGAGTTAGCGGCTATTGAGAAGCATTATGAGTTATTTAACTATCAAGAACTTTATCAATTTATTCAACGAGCGCTACAACAAGGGGATCTTGAACCCGTCAAAGCGAGTGGAAGTAATGGAAAAAAGCCGGCTCTTTATAAAAAATACCACATTGTGACAAAGATTAAAAACGAAGATAAGCTTCGTCAAGAATTGTTGTTTTCACTTTCTCCAGCTTTAAAAAATGATTATTATTTGAATCATCTAAGACAATATGCACTTGATCGTGAGGCAATTTTAAAACTCAGCGCTTTTTTTTCTGATCATCGTGATTGTTTACAATTTTCGACCTCATTAAATGAACGTAGTTTTCAAATTTGGCAACAAGAAAAATTTTTAGCTCAGGAAGGGCAACGATTGTTAAAAAATGTCGGATTGACCGTTGATGATTTAAATATTTATGAAACAGCTGAACCGTTAGCGTATTACAGTGTTTCTAAAGAGACGCCTCAAAATATTTTAATTATTGAAAACAAAGATACTTTTTATAGTCTACGTAAATTTTTAATTGAGGGGCATCCACTGATTCTTGGGTGTTCGATTAAAACGCTCATTTATGCCGGTGGTAAACGGGGAATTAAAGGGTTTCAACATTTTGAAGCAAGTGTTGAACCTTATTTATTAGATAAAGCAAATCAATTTTATTATTTTGGTGACTTAGATTATGAGGGAATCTTAATTTTTGAAAAATTACGTGATCACTTTTACTGTGAACCATTTGTATTAGGTTATGAGGCCATGCTCAAAAAAGCTCGTTCACTTCAACTGCCTAAAACAAAAGAAAAGCAAAACCGACAAATTAGTGAGATGTTTTTTGATTATTTTGAAGATAGTACCGTAATGAAAGAAATCTTAGAGTCCGATCGTTATATTCCACAAGAAATTTTAACGATGCAGGATATTTAG
- a CDS encoding DUF6063 family protein, producing the protein MSYQLEEIKLSQQIFYHLLSETELSEQTDKALYYAYTSSENVMNLVKSQGEIANCSIERYGSSIYLIPKETNEWLGFSKRELKKILCKSSGTDKDYYLSQFVILTLLVEFYDGQGVSSKSRDFIRIGELQNIIASRLKEGASYYEEEVQQQVGIAYSNMLEAFEALRSDEKGSKQKTTKEGFLHGIFKFLQQQQLIEYIEADEMITTTKKLDHLMDFNLLNQNHFKRVLTVLKEVEYESNESNSNR; encoded by the coding sequence TTGAGTTATCAACTAGAAGAAATCAAATTGAGTCAACAAATTTTTTATCATTTATTATCAGAAACAGAACTAAGTGAGCAGACGGATAAGGCACTTTATTATGCGTATACGTCAAGTGAAAATGTGATGAATTTAGTCAAAAGTCAAGGAGAGATTGCGAACTGCAGCATTGAACGTTATGGAAGTAGTATTTATTTGATTCCAAAAGAAACAAACGAGTGGCTTGGTTTTTCAAAGCGTGAGTTAAAAAAGATCTTATGTAAGTCGTCAGGGACAGATAAAGATTATTATTTATCGCAGTTTGTTATTTTAACGCTGCTAGTTGAGTTTTATGATGGACAAGGTGTAAGTTCGAAAAGTCGCGATTTCATCCGTATTGGTGAGCTACAAAATATCATCGCGAGTCGACTAAAAGAAGGCGCAAGTTATTATGAAGAAGAGGTTCAACAACAAGTCGGAATTGCTTATAGTAATATGTTAGAAGCCTTTGAAGCCTTACGTAGTGATGAGAAAGGTTCTAAGCAAAAAACAACGAAAGAAGGTTTTTTACACGGCATTTTTAAGTTTTTACAACAGCAACAGTTAATTGAATACATTGAAGCAGATGAAATGATTACAACGACTAAAAAGTTAGATCATTTAATGGATTTTAATCTGTTAAATCAAAATCATTTTAAACGCGTGTTAACTGTTTTAAAGGAGGTAGAATATGAGTCGAATGAATCGAATTCGAATCGTTAA